A genomic region of Colletotrichum destructivum chromosome 1, complete sequence contains the following coding sequences:
- a CDS encoding Putative JmjC domain-containing protein yields the protein MAITAEDDSFAGKRHGLPKLRQRRTSAEQPLETLLDSTAVSDDALLLDACQAKQIDRFRDEIRLCQDEATRYRLCLQTRDDLLSQHSSLQFLIAAFDQVMLAECAEYHAWRKNRKKPSSRQTNSREDDISIWERFVGVANEGMEIKYKCLSALTEVSRCWGLDKVQHYHWASKGEKYCKVLRTAARAVPEWAEAAIKLNRVMLGRHQRVGARLVKLVANPIEQRDLDTLKAWSYKQAYVKQNGRGQHSLLFEKLADTDLPQGFGFDRFGLMVGKEFAVASAENDTHSLVVLEAASEGDIVSEFISEFLAEQPADAEADIYDSPEVAALQEKPTQAERTLRPRTQSSYREPSGGNPISNKHATAISVAAPKVPKRCCPPEVPSTLLAALDNPLAFSADLVRVYSSNLNHLCHRHLQLFVKSVMAYDYQVGKSVGYQSNVPLLANPSDSSKTSPPRRRTASLPDINHPTPFFKKPRLGGLHTHWTGPRDMDRRPLHDQMADEAYCKQVLAGLQERLARNKSFLNTHGEEADKLVYNILQKAQQPQTDESCGEVDALFCTAGEATSQVESGSLDVPIFTESQQQFRWNGRDRPIEELFRRMEDFDRSVSVQVPSRSSSLSSFESQKLSQVRNRFLKKLETNDPWNILDLRSPLPPSILPTFLTGENCQLLPRVRDMVLTGNRAERAVASGEQWNEWRDVLEWALLSEGGHNTAPHIDSHGLATWITSQEGGFGFGWMSRPTVQERTDWMVNPQGYIGGQWRYVILRPGQTVFFNSGTIHFVFRVRGEQTLALGGHILQWSTIERWLQVVITQVQNPKITNEDMTRSVPTYVQVVAKLVAARVKSGRVDELGGDKAVTRFFASVKEFETIYQRKSRVPSRYAGNEVGI from the exons ATGGCCATTACTGCTGAGGACGATTCTTTCGCAGGCAAACGACATGGCTTACCCAAACTACGTCAACGACGGACAAGCGCCGAGCAACCGCTCGAAACCCTTTTGGACTCGACCGCTGTCAGCGACGATGCCTTACTGCTCGACGCCTGCCAGGCCAAGCAAATAGACAGGTTTCGCGACGAGATTCGCCTCTGCCAAGACGAAGCAACAAGATATAGGCTATGCTTACAGACGCGAGATGATCTACTCAGCCAACACTCAAGCCTACAGTTCCTGATCGCTGCATTCGACCAGGTTATGCTTGCCGAGTGCGCTGAGTATCATGCTTGGAGGAAGAACAGAAAGAAGCCGTCAAGCCGACAAACAAATTCCCGAGAGGACGATATCTCAATATGGGAGCGCTTCGTAGGTGTAGCGAACGAAGGAATGGAGATCAAGTACAAGTGTCTGTCGGCCCTGACGGAGGTGAGCCGTTGCTGGGGACTCGACAAGGTCCAGCACTACCACTGGGCTTCTAAAGGAGAGAAGTACTGCAAGGTTCTGCGCACGGCAGCCCGAGCCGTTCCCGAATGGGCCGAGGCTGCGATAAAATTGAACCGGGTGATGCTTGGACGACACCAACGTGTTGGAGCTCGTCTCGTTAAACTGGTAGCTAATCCGATCGAGCAGAGGGATCTGGACACTCTCAAAGCATGGTCATACAAACAGGCCTATGTGAAACAGAACGGCCGTGGCCAGCATTCCCTTCTATTCGAAAAGCTCGCAGATACAGACCTGCCCCAGGGGTTTGGCTTCGACAGGTTTGGACTCATGGTTGGGAAGGAGTTCGCCGTCGCATCAGCCGAAAACGATACTCACTCGTTAGTCGTGCTGGAGGCTGCCTCGGAAGGCGACATTGTGAGCGAGTTTATTAGTGAATTTCTCGCTGAACAACCGGCCGACGCTGAAGCAGATATCTATGATTCGCCAGAGGTAGCAGCTCTCCAGGAAAAGCCAACCCAAGCAGAGAGAACTCTCCGGCCACGGACACAGTCATCCTATCGAGAACCGTCCGGTGGAAATCCAATCTCGAACAAGCACGCTACCGCTATATCAGTTGCTGCCCCAAAGGTACCTAAACGTTGCTGTCCGCCCGAAGTGCCATCAACGTTACTTGCAGCTCTTGACAACCCGTTGGCCTTCTCCGCGGACTTGGTGAGGGTATACTCGTCCAACCTCAATCATCTTTGTCACCGACATCTTCAGCTCTTCGTCAAGTCCGTAATGGCTTACGATTATCAGGTGGGCAAATCTGTGGGATATCAATCGAACGTGCCGCTACTGGCCAATCCCTCTGATTCCTCAAAGACCTCaccccctcgacggcgcacCGCCTCTCTCCCCGATATCAACCACCCTACCCCTTTCTTTAAGAAACCGCGACTTGGTGgcttacacacacactggACCGGACCAAGAGACATGGACCGCCGGCCACTGCACGATCagatggccgacgaggcctaCTGCAAACAAGTGCTCGCGGGGTTGCAGGAGAGGTTGGCGCGGAACAAGTCATTTCTCAACACCcacggcgaagaagccgacaAACTAGTCTACAACATCCTCCAAAAAGCCCAGCAACCTCAAACGGATGAGAGTTGTGGCGAGGTTGATGCCCTTTTCTGTACCGCAGGCGAAGCGACAAGCCAAGTTGAGTCGGGGTCTTTGGACGTCCCAATTTTTACAGAAAGCCAGCAGCAATTTCGATGGAATGGTCGAGACCGTCCAATCGAGGAGCTCTTCCGCCGTATGGAAGATTTTGACCGATCTGTCTCGGTGCAAGTCCCATCTCGCAGCTCCTCACTCAGTTCATTTGAAAGCCAGAAACTCAGTCAGGTCAGAAACCGGTTTCTAAAGAAGCTGGAAACCAATGACCCCTGGAACATTCTTGACCTGCGCAGTCCACTACCTCCCTCCATTTTGCCCACCTTCTTGACTGGGGAAAACTGCCAGCTTCTCCCTCGCGTCCGAGACATGGTACTCACTGGGAATCGTGCGGAGAGGGCAGTTGCGTCAGGGGAACAGTGGAACGAGTGGAGAGACGTTCTTGAATGGGCGCTTTTATCAGAAGGGGGCCATAACACAGCGCCACACATCGACAGTCATGGTCTTGCAACGTGGATCACCTCCCAAGAAGGaggcttcggcttcggctggATGTCACGCCCGACCGTTCAAGAACGGACTGACTGGATGGTTAACCCTCAAGGTTATATCGGTGGCCAGTGGCGATATGTCATTCTCAGGCCCGGCCAGACGGTCTTCTTCAATTCGGGCACAATCCACTTTGTCTTCCGGGTACGTGGCGAGCAAACCTTAGCCCTTGGAGGTCACATCCTCCAATGGTCGACCATTGAACGGTGGCTCCAAGTTGTCATTACCCAAGTGCAAAATCCAAAGATCACCAACGAAGACATGACCCGTAGCGTACCCACATACGTTCAGGTAGTGGCAAAACTGGTTGCAGCCCGGGTGAAGAGTGGTAGAGTAGATGAGCTCGGAGGCGACAAAGCGGTTACAAGATTCTTTGCTTCTGTTAAG GAGTTCGAAACGATATATCAGCGAAAGTCGCGGGTGCCTAGTCGATACGCCGGGAATGAGGTTGGTATATAG
- a CDS encoding Putative Zinc finger C2H2-type has translation MDSIQCHVCSLPFPTQQQLQQHIWHYQTEIATLLAKLHELFAHQSTELDTIKSSDTRAPLLPIVNTNNLESDIDTLPPLPMTQTADEAESPQHRGATDESNPSDPQKAFACPECEATVARKQDLERHYTIHYRCKEFCQFCSNTFTSARKSSGDQAWF, from the exons ATGGATTCAATCCAATGCCATGTCTGTTCGTTGCCGTTTCCaacgcagcagcagcttcaaCAGCATATCTGGCACTACCAG ACCGAAATTGCGACACTGCTTGCGAAGTTGCATGAACTCTTTGCCCACCAAAGCACAGAGCTCGACACTATCAAGTCGTCAGACACCCGCGCTCCCCTGCTCCCGATTGTCAACACGAATAATCTCGAATCCGACATTGATACCTTGCCTCCATTGCCGATGACACAGACGGCAGATGAAGCAGAATCCCCTCAGCATCGAGGAGCAACCGACGAGAGTAACCCATCGGACCCCCAGAAGGCATTCGCCTGTCCGGAATGCGAAGCTACTGTCGCAAGGAAGCAAGATCTCGAACGGCACTACACAATTC ATTATCGATGCAAGGAATTCTGCCAGTTCTGTTCGAACACCTTCACTAGTGCACGCAA ATCAAGCGGCGACCAAGCATGGTTTTAG
- a CDS encoding Putative Zinc finger C2H2-type — translation MSPPISLIAFSCATCWQTWPTWTSRNQHVDAKFLQIPDFECESCDRYFNRRKAVEQHMDALGHWADSTSDEPGQYCDFDACSEVFDDEELRDHDIEKHFYCDYWYHRCCDTGDHEYRAFQQGEVAVILLIILILREQKSRI, via the coding sequence ATGTCTCCTCCGATTTCTCTGATAGCCTTTTCCTGTGCCACATGCTGGCAGACATGGCCGACGTGGACGTCTCGCAATCAGCATGTGGACGCCAAGTTCCTTCAGATTCCCGATTTCGAATGCGAAAGTTGCGACCGCTACTTTAACCGTCGAAAGGCCGTCGAACAGCATATGGATGCCCTTGGTCACTGGGCAGATTCGACCTCTGACGAACCCGGACAGTATTGCGATTTCGACGCTTGCTCCGAGGTCTtcgatgacgaagaactGAGAGACCACGACATTGAGAAACATTTCTACTGTGATTATTGGTATCACAGATGTTGTGATACTGGTGATCACGAGTATCGAGCCTTTCAGCAGGGTGAAGTAGCAGTGATTCTATTGATAATACTGATTCTCAGGGAACAGAAGAGTAGAATATGA
- a CDS encoding Putative AAA+ ATPase domain, ATPase, AAA-type, core, which yields MDHPSSPQVSILDIFFPGFTGVTAVLHQLLNGNLDSYAGFLCICGMLVVCGRYICRNVGGFVSTYFTSRIEVHDPDEAHNMLESWVSAQAFAKDAPSSLASVDSRRGKALAHFKSDIAAKKPLRFTPWGERLSFWYKGCLLTLKYTENESALFPRKTMTVSCIGRSSKILRQLMDECRLQYLRLSEDKTSIFEHRNNGWKRTITRDIRPIDTVVMNEELKEMLLADIRSFLDPKARVWYANRGIPYRRGYLLYGCPGTGKSSLSMSIAGCFGLDIYVLSLAGINDVQLSALFTELPQRCVVLLEDVDAVGTTRSREADTDESDSRSEASRGSSKTPGTLSLSGLLNVLDGVASQEGRVLIMTTNHIEHLDDALIRPGRVDKKIEFQLADSDVISKLFRTVFEQSEEELPDVEQRAKNNQEVQRLAIEFVGVVPELEFSPADILSFLFANRGSPSGALSNAERWVSQTKGKVGLRRNTSWVHSD from the exons atggATCATCCTAGTTCTCCCCAAGTATCCATTTTGGACATCTTCTTCCCCGGCTTCACCGGCGTCACGGCGGTGCTACATCAGCTTCTCAATGGAAATCTGGACAGCTATGCTGGCTTTTTATGCATCTGCGGGATGCTGGTAGTCTGTGGCAGGTACATATGCCGAAACGTGGGAGGCTTCGTGTCCACTTACTTCA CTTCGAGAATAGAAGTTCACGATCCAGATGAGGCGCACAACATGCTTGAATCATGGGTCTCTGCCCAGGCGTTCGCCAAAGACGCCCCTTCCTCGCTTGCTAGTGTTGATAGCAGGAGAGGAAAAGCCCTCGCCCATTTCAAATCCGACATCGCGGCTAAGAAACCCCTTCGTTTCACACCTTGGGGAGAACGACTGTCTTTCTGGTACAAGGGGTGTCTTCTCACTTTGAAGTACACGGAAAACGAATCCGCCTTGTTCCCGCgcaagacgatgacggtTTCCTGCATCGGCCGTTCTTCAAAGATCCTTCGTCAGCTTATGGACGAATGTCGACTCCAATACTTGAGACTTTCCGAGGACAAAACTTCCATCTTCGAGCATCGCAATAACGGCTGGAAAAGGACCATTACTCGAGACATCAGACCGATCGATACCGTGGTCATGAAcgaggagctgaaggagATGCTTCTTGCGGACATTCGCTCATTCCTCGACCCGAAAGCGCGAGTCTGGTATGCTAACCGAGGAATACCCTACCGGCGAGGGTACCTCTTATATGGTTGCCCTGGAACTGGAAAGTCGAGCCTCAGTATGTCCATCGCCGGCTGTTTCGGGCTGGACATCTACGTACTTAGTCTTGCCGGCATCAACGACGTGCAACTTAGTGCCTTGTTCACCGAGCTTCCGCAGCGTTGTGTCGTCTTACTTGAAGACGTCGACGCAGTCGGAACGACACGATCCCGGGAGGCCGACACTGATGAGTCCGACTCTCGATCAGAGGCATCAAGAGGTTCATCCAAGACGCCCGGGACTCTTTCGTTGTCTGGACTCTTAaatgtcctcgacggcgtggcTTCGCAGGAGGGGCGTGTTCTCATCATGACGACAAACCACATAGAGCATCTAGATGATGCTCTGATACGACCTGGCCGCGTCGACAAGAAAATCGAGTTCCAACTTGCCGATTCCGATGTGATCTCAAAGCTGTTCCGTACTGTATTTGAACAGTCAGAAGAGGAGCTGCCTGATGTGGAGCAGCGAGCCAAGAACAACCAGGAAGTTCAGCGGTTGGCGATTGAGTTTGTAGGCGTGGTACCCGAGTTGGAATTCAGTCCAGCTGACatcctttctttcctcttcgCAAACAGGGGCTCTCCCTCGGGCGCTTTGAGTAATGCGGAGAGATGGGTTTCCCAAACCAAAGGGAAAGTAGGGCTGAGACGAAATACCTCTTGGGTTCACAGTGATTGA
- a CDS encoding Putative JmjC domain-containing protein yields MADKAYCKQVLAGLQERLARNKSFLNTHGEEADKLVYNILQKARQPQTDESCGEVDALFCTAGEATSRVESGSSDVPIFTESQQQFRWNGRDRPIEELFRRMEDFDRSVSVQVPSRSSSLSSFESQKLSRVRNRFLKKLETNDPWNILDLRSPLPPSILPTFLTGENCQLLPRVRDMVLTGNRAERAVASGEQWNEWRDVLEWALLSEGGHNTAPHIDSHGLATWITSQEGGFGFGWMSRPTVQERTDWMVNPQGYIGGQWRYVILRPGQTVFFNSGTIHFVFRVRGEQTLALGGHILQWSTMGWWLQVVIAQVHNPKISNEDMTRSVPT; encoded by the coding sequence ATGGCCGACAAGGCCTATTGCAAACAAGTGCTCGCGGGGTTACAGGAGAGGTTGGCGCGGAACAAGTCATTTCTCAACACCcacggcgaagaagccgacaAACTAGTCTACAACATCCTCCAAAAAGCCCGGCAACCTCAAACGGACGAGAGTTGTGGCGAGGTTGACGCCCTTTTCTGTACCGCAGGCGAAGCGACAAGCCGAGTTGAGTCGGGGTCTTCGGACGTCCCAATTTTTACAGAAAGCCAGCAGCAATTTCGATGGAATGGTCGAGACCGTCCAATCGAGGAGCTCTTCCGCCGTATGGAAGATTTTGACCGATCTGTCTCGGTGCAGGTACCATCTCGCAGCTCCTCGCTCAGTTCATTTGAAAGCCAGAAACTCAGTCGGGTCAGAAACCGGTTTCTAAAGAAGCTGGAAACCAATGACCCCTGGAACATTCTTGACCTGCGCAGTCCACTCCCTCCCTCCATTTTGCCCACCTTCTTGACTGGGGAAAACTGCCAGCTTCTCCCTCGCGTCCGAGACATGGTACTCACTGGGAATCGTGCGGAGAGGGCAGTTGCGTCAGGGGAACAGTGGAACGAGTGGAGAGACGTTCTTGAATGGGCGCTTTTATCAGAAGGGGGCCATAACACAGCGCCACACATTGACAGTCATGGTCTTGCAACGTGGATCACCTCCCAAGAAGGaggcttcggcttcggctggATGTCACGCCCGACCGTTCAAGAACGGACTGACTGGATGGTAAACCCTCAAGGTTATATTGGTGGCCAGTGGCGATATGTCATTCTCAGGCCCGGCCAGACGGTCTTCTTCAATTCGGGCACAATCCACTTTGTCTTCCGGGTACGTGGTGAGCAAACCTTAGCCCTTGGAGGTCACATCCTCCAATGGTCGACCATGGGATGGTGGCTACAAGTTGTCATCGCCCAGGTGCACAATCCAAAGATCTCCAATGAAGACATGACCCGTAGCGTACCTACATAA
- a CDS encoding Putative zn(2)Cys(6) fungal-type DNA-binding domain-containing protein, producing MRSQRQILPAGSPAASSASPEQGSTPQSATGISSSAPRRRLHTKVACTSCRRRKLKCDGQRPMCLLCASTGRTRCEYDAGPDVTRFAALKTKHEELQRRVTFFEDLFRLLSMRSEAESVEIIGRMRIAIIETDLEDLVKSIKNADLLVQLAPTQSDQTPLASGEPSVDTHLPTMPLDDIFSLLELLKSAVSKLDASAQTALLDTIRHDIDFFTSRKDGRSGSALPK from the exons ATGAGATCTCAGCGACAGATTCTACCCGCAGGCtcgccagcagccagcagcgcctCACCAGAACAGGGGTCGACCCCGCAATCCGCTACCGGAATCTCCTCAAGTGCTCCTAGACGCCGTCTCCATACAAAGGTTGCTTGCACCTCATGTCGTCGGAGGAAATTAAAGTGCGATGGCCAGCGTCCCATGTGCTTACTGTGTGCCAGCACGGGCCGTACAAGGTGTGAGTACGATGCCGGCCCAGACGTTACTCGCTTTGCCGCTCTCAAAACCAAGCATGAGGAACTGCAGCGCCGTGTCACCTTCTTCGAAGACCTCTTCCGCCTGCTGTCGATGCGCTCAGAGGCCGAGTCCGTCGAAATCATCGGCCGCATGCGCATCGCTATCATCGAAACGGATCTCGAAGACCTCGTTAAGTCCATCAAGAACGCCGACTTATTGGTGCAACTGGCCCCCACCCAGTCGGACCAGACACCTCTGGCCTCAGGGGAGCCCAGTGTCGACACGCACCTACCAACCATGCCCCTGGACGACATATTCTCTCTCCTCGAGCTTTT AAAATCGGCTGTCTCTAAACTCGATGCCTCGGCCCAGACTGCTTTACTTGATACGATTAGACATGATATAGATTTCTTTACCTCACGCAAAGACGGTCGATCAGGCTCCGCTCTGCCGAAATAG